A stretch of the Musa acuminata AAA Group cultivar baxijiao chromosome BXJ2-7, Cavendish_Baxijiao_AAA, whole genome shotgun sequence genome encodes the following:
- the LOC135584442 gene encoding uncharacterized protein LOC135584442 isoform X1, protein MGGGRKRGRTQRRHFKQSRENVWKHETKQSRSDDPSAEGESNPTWQPFATQNPGFEEYYKEQGIVPEDEWEEFICVLRKPLPAAFRINLSGQFCKDIMLQLENDFIQSLKAEVNDVCEMEAIRPLPWYPGKLAWHMNFSRMQLRKNQTLERFHEFLKQENEVGNITRQEAVSMVPPLFLDVHPDHHVLDMCAAPGSKTFQLLEMIHQSIKPGLLPNGLVIANDVDVQRCNLLIHQTKRMCTANLVVTNHEAQHFPTCSFMKDHEEIFKGEEELSKSNLQFDRVLCDVPCSGDGTLRKAPDIWRKWNAGMGSGLHRLQVEIAMRGIALLKVGGKMVYSTCSMNPVENEAVVAEVLRRSRGSVKLLNVSNELAELVRRPGLKTWKIKDKGLWLASYKDVPKYRRNVVLPSMFPSGQSYGETVISGDLQKKTEIVGSNSGEEKGERMSHPENVGTQCQTMCENLEKIAAPTDTYQAESKPEEVSSKIVSSEKLDGDSEEISGFPLENCMRILPHDQNTGAFFIAVFQKLSPLQVFPINLVRQSTESRHHPSAKISENLDDEPKQEINLSNVQDEHNNAAALAGSTVDIAVKQSTDISVNDAVCTKDEVFVEAGVSNNKEIAPAEIKEVKGKLQTQGKWRGIDPVVFFKNQTIINSIRSFYGISESFPLEGHLVTRNSDSNHVKRIYYISKSVHNILQLNIQIGERLKITSVGLKIFERQKLNDASSPCSFRLSSEGLPLLLPYISKQILCASLADFQHLLQYRTIKFADFVDAGFGDKVSSLISGCCVIILKEGDRTTDDIVVDASTIAIICWKGKTNLSILLSPADGQELLERLAVRFGSQPSTLSEQHEVADIEIDEVENLSTGSMKDYDAVDEDIAS, encoded by the exons ATGGGCGGCGGGCGCAAGCGCGGCCGGACGCAGCGGCGGCACTTCAAGCAGAGCCGGGAGAACGTATGGAAGCACGAGACCAAGCAGAGCCGGTCCGATGACCCCTCGGCCGAGGGCGAGTCCAACCCCACCTGGCAGCCTTTCGCCACCCAGAACCCCGGATTCGAGGAGTACTACAAG GAGCAAGGTATTGTACCGGAGGATGAGTGGGAAGAATTCATTTGTGTCCTCCGGAAGCCACTACCAGCTGCATTTAGAATAAATCTGAG TGGCCAGTTCTGTAAGGATATCATGCTGCAGTTGGAAAATGACTTCATACAATCTCTGAAAGCTGAG GTTAATGATGTGTGTGAAATGGAAGCTATTAGACCTTTGCCTTGGTATCCAGGGAAACTCGCCTGGCACATGAATTTCTCGAGGATGCAACTTAGGAAAAACCAAACACTTGAGAG GTTCCATGAGTTTCTAAAGCAGGAGAATGAGGTTGGAAACATAACAAGGCAGGAAGCTGTTAGCATG GTACCTCCATTATTTTTGGATGTGCATCCAGATCACCATGTCCTTGACA TGTGTGCAGCTCCGGGATCTAAAACTTTCCAGTTACTTGAAATGATACATCAATCAATCAAACCTGGACTACTTCCAAATGGACTG GTGATAGCTAATGATGTTGATGTTCAAAGATGCAATCTTCTTATCCATCAAACAAAAAGGATGTGCACTGCCAACTTGGTAGTAACAAATCATGAAGCACAACATTTCCCTACTTGTTCTTTCATGAAGGACCATGAGGAGATTTTTAAAGGAGAGGAAGAGCTTAGTAAAAGTAATTTGCAGTTCGATCGTGTTTTGTGTGATGTTCCTTGCAGTGGCGATGGCACGCTTCGGAAGGCTCCTGATATCTGGAGGAAATG GAATGCAGGAATGGGTTCTGGGCTTCATCGCCTTCAAGTTGAGATTGCAATGCGTG GCATAGCTTTACTTAAAGTGGGTGGAAAAATGGTTTATTCTACCTGCTCAATGAATCCAGTTGAAAATGAGGCTGTTGTAGCGGAG GTTCTTCGGAGGAGTAGAGGATCAGTTAAGCTTCTTAATGTCTCCAATGAGCTAGCTGAGTTGGTCCGCCGTCCTGGTCTTAAAACATGGAAG ATAAAAGATAAAGGTCTTTGGCTAGCTTCTTATAAAGATGTACCCAAGTACAGGAGGAATGTGGTTTTACCAAGTATGTTTCCTTCTGGACAAAGTTATGGAGAGACTGTTATATCTGGTGATCTTCAAAAGAAGACAGAGATTGTTGGAAGTAACTCTGGGGAAGAGAAAGGTGAGAGAATGAGTCATCCAGAAAATGTAGGTACACAGTGCCAAACCATGTGTGAAAATTTGGAAAAAATTGCAGCACCAACTGACACTTACCAAGCTGAAAGTAAACCAGAGGAAGTTTCCAGCAAAATCGTCTCCAGTGAAAAACTTGATGGTGATTCTGAGGAAATTTCTGGATTTCCACTTGAAAACTGCATGAGAATACTGCCTCATGATCAAAATACTGGAGCCTTTTTCATTGCTGTTTTCCAGAAGCTTTCTCCATTGCAGG TGTTTCCGATTAACCTTGTAAGACAATCAACTGAAAGTAGACACCATCCCTCAGCTAAGATCAGTGAGAATCTCGATGATGAACCTAAACAAGAAATAAATTTATCTAATgttcaagatgagcacaacaaTGCTGCTGCTTTAGCAGGTTCTACTGTTGATATAGCAGTCAAGCAATCTACGGATATATCAGTAAATGATGCTGTATGTACCAAAGATGAAGTTTTCGTTGAAGCAGGAGTGTCAAACAATAAGGAGATTGCCCCAGCTGAAATAAAGGAGGTAAAGGGAAAGTTACAAACTCAAGGCAAATGGAGAGGAATTGATCCTGTTGTATTCTTCAAAAATCAAACAATTATTAATAGTATAAGATCATTCTATGGCATCTCAGAATCATTTCCACTTGAAGGTCATCTTGTGACTCGGAATAGTGATTCTAATCATGTGAAGAGGATATACTATATATCAAAGTCAGTTCACAATATTCTACAGCTAAATATCCAAATTGGAGAGCGACTAAAGATAACATCTGTTGGTCTTAAGATTTTT GAGCGACAAAAGTTAAATGATGCATCATCACCTTGTTCTTTCCGGTTGTCATCAGAAGGATTGCCGTTGCTGCTCCCATATATCAGCAAACAGATCTTATGTGCATCTTTAGCTGACTTCCAGCACCTTCTACAGTACCGGACCATAAAATTTGCAGATTTTGTAGATGCTGGTTTTGGTGACAAGGTATCAAGTTTGATATCAGGGTGCTGTGTCATAATTCTGAAAGAAG GTGATCGAACTACCGATGACATTGTGGTAGATGCCTCgacgattgctataatttgctggAAAGGCAAGACAAACCTGAGCATCTTGCTCTCCCCGGCCGATGGTCAAGAACTTCTTGAAAGACTCGCAGTGCGTTTTGGAAGCCAGCCAAGCACTTTGTCCGAACAACATGAGGTTGCCGATATCGAAATTGATGAAGTGGAGAACTTGAGCACTGGAAGTATGAAGGATTATGATGCAGTTGATGAAGACATTGCTTCCTAA
- the LOC135617567 gene encoding 14-3-3-like protein 16R, with the protein MAVGREESVYMAKLAEQAERYEEMVEYMEKVAGAAGEGEELTVEERNLLSVAYKNVIGARRASWRIVSSIEQKEEGRGNHDHVAAIRGYRSRIESELDSICGGILRLLDARLIPVAAAADSKVFYLKMKGDYYRYLAEFKTGSERKDAAENTFSAYKAAQDVALAELAATHPIRLGLALNFSVFYYEILNSPDKACDLAKQAFDEAISELDTLGEESYKDSTLIMQLLRDNLTLWTSDMQEDGLDEIREASKLEDGDEH; encoded by the exons ATGGCAGTGGGGAGGGAAGAGAGTGTGTACATGGCGAAGCTGGCAGAGCAGGCGGAGCGTTACGAGGAGATGGTGGAGTACATGGAGAAGGTCGCCGGTGCggcgggggagggggaggagctCACGGTGGAGGAGCGCAACCTCCTCTCCGTCGCCTACAAGAACGTCATCGGCGCCCGCCGCGCGTCTTGGCGGATCGTCTCCTCCATCGAGCAGAAGGAGGAGGGCCGCGGAAACCACGACCACGTTGCCGCCATCCGCGGCTACCGCTCTCGGATCGAGTCCGAGCTCGACTCCATCTGTGGCGGCATCCTCCGCCTCCTCGATGCCCGCCTCAtccccgtcgccgccgccgccgactcCAAGGTCTTCTACCTGAAGATGAAGGGTGACTATTACCGCTACCTGGCCGAATTTAAGACCGGATCTGAGCGCAAAGACGCTGCCGAGAACACCTTCTCCGCCTACAAGGCTGCTCAG GACGTTGCGTTAGCAGAGTTGGCAGCTACGCATCCGATCCGGCTGGGTTTAGCGCTGAATTTTTCTGTGTTCTACTACGAGATCTTGAATTCACCGGACAAGGCTTGTGATCTCGCCAAGCAG GCTTTTGATGAAGCAATTTCTGAGTTGGATACTCTGGGAGAGGAATCATACAAGGATAGCACTCTAATCATGCAGCTTCTACGTGACAACCTTACCTTGTGGACTTCTGACATGCAG GAGGACGGCCTAGATGAGATCAGAGAAGCAAGTAAACTCGAAGACGGTGATGAGCATTAG
- the LOC135584442 gene encoding uncharacterized protein LOC135584442 isoform X2 encodes MTPRPRASPTPPGSLSPPRTPDSRSTTSGQFCKDIMLQLENDFIQSLKAEVNDVCEMEAIRPLPWYPGKLAWHMNFSRMQLRKNQTLERFHEFLKQENEVGNITRQEAVSMVPPLFLDVHPDHHVLDMCAAPGSKTFQLLEMIHQSIKPGLLPNGLVIANDVDVQRCNLLIHQTKRMCTANLVVTNHEAQHFPTCSFMKDHEEIFKGEEELSKSNLQFDRVLCDVPCSGDGTLRKAPDIWRKWNAGMGSGLHRLQVEIAMRGIALLKVGGKMVYSTCSMNPVENEAVVAEVLRRSRGSVKLLNVSNELAELVRRPGLKTWKIKDKGLWLASYKDVPKYRRNVVLPSMFPSGQSYGETVISGDLQKKTEIVGSNSGEEKGERMSHPENVGTQCQTMCENLEKIAAPTDTYQAESKPEEVSSKIVSSEKLDGDSEEISGFPLENCMRILPHDQNTGAFFIAVFQKLSPLQVFPINLVRQSTESRHHPSAKISENLDDEPKQEINLSNVQDEHNNAAALAGSTVDIAVKQSTDISVNDAVCTKDEVFVEAGVSNNKEIAPAEIKEVKGKLQTQGKWRGIDPVVFFKNQTIINSIRSFYGISESFPLEGHLVTRNSDSNHVKRIYYISKSVHNILQLNIQIGERLKITSVGLKIFERQKLNDASSPCSFRLSSEGLPLLLPYISKQILCASLADFQHLLQYRTIKFADFVDAGFGDKVSSLISGCCVIILKEGDRTTDDIVVDASTIAIICWKGKTNLSILLSPADGQELLERLAVRFGSQPSTLSEQHEVADIEIDEVENLSTGSMKDYDAVDEDIAS; translated from the exons ATGACCCCTCGGCCGAGGGCGAGTCCAACCCCACCTGGCAGCCTTTCGCCACCCAGAACCCCGGATTCGAGGAGTACTACAAG TGGCCAGTTCTGTAAGGATATCATGCTGCAGTTGGAAAATGACTTCATACAATCTCTGAAAGCTGAG GTTAATGATGTGTGTGAAATGGAAGCTATTAGACCTTTGCCTTGGTATCCAGGGAAACTCGCCTGGCACATGAATTTCTCGAGGATGCAACTTAGGAAAAACCAAACACTTGAGAG GTTCCATGAGTTTCTAAAGCAGGAGAATGAGGTTGGAAACATAACAAGGCAGGAAGCTGTTAGCATG GTACCTCCATTATTTTTGGATGTGCATCCAGATCACCATGTCCTTGACA TGTGTGCAGCTCCGGGATCTAAAACTTTCCAGTTACTTGAAATGATACATCAATCAATCAAACCTGGACTACTTCCAAATGGACTG GTGATAGCTAATGATGTTGATGTTCAAAGATGCAATCTTCTTATCCATCAAACAAAAAGGATGTGCACTGCCAACTTGGTAGTAACAAATCATGAAGCACAACATTTCCCTACTTGTTCTTTCATGAAGGACCATGAGGAGATTTTTAAAGGAGAGGAAGAGCTTAGTAAAAGTAATTTGCAGTTCGATCGTGTTTTGTGTGATGTTCCTTGCAGTGGCGATGGCACGCTTCGGAAGGCTCCTGATATCTGGAGGAAATG GAATGCAGGAATGGGTTCTGGGCTTCATCGCCTTCAAGTTGAGATTGCAATGCGTG GCATAGCTTTACTTAAAGTGGGTGGAAAAATGGTTTATTCTACCTGCTCAATGAATCCAGTTGAAAATGAGGCTGTTGTAGCGGAG GTTCTTCGGAGGAGTAGAGGATCAGTTAAGCTTCTTAATGTCTCCAATGAGCTAGCTGAGTTGGTCCGCCGTCCTGGTCTTAAAACATGGAAG ATAAAAGATAAAGGTCTTTGGCTAGCTTCTTATAAAGATGTACCCAAGTACAGGAGGAATGTGGTTTTACCAAGTATGTTTCCTTCTGGACAAAGTTATGGAGAGACTGTTATATCTGGTGATCTTCAAAAGAAGACAGAGATTGTTGGAAGTAACTCTGGGGAAGAGAAAGGTGAGAGAATGAGTCATCCAGAAAATGTAGGTACACAGTGCCAAACCATGTGTGAAAATTTGGAAAAAATTGCAGCACCAACTGACACTTACCAAGCTGAAAGTAAACCAGAGGAAGTTTCCAGCAAAATCGTCTCCAGTGAAAAACTTGATGGTGATTCTGAGGAAATTTCTGGATTTCCACTTGAAAACTGCATGAGAATACTGCCTCATGATCAAAATACTGGAGCCTTTTTCATTGCTGTTTTCCAGAAGCTTTCTCCATTGCAGG TGTTTCCGATTAACCTTGTAAGACAATCAACTGAAAGTAGACACCATCCCTCAGCTAAGATCAGTGAGAATCTCGATGATGAACCTAAACAAGAAATAAATTTATCTAATgttcaagatgagcacaacaaTGCTGCTGCTTTAGCAGGTTCTACTGTTGATATAGCAGTCAAGCAATCTACGGATATATCAGTAAATGATGCTGTATGTACCAAAGATGAAGTTTTCGTTGAAGCAGGAGTGTCAAACAATAAGGAGATTGCCCCAGCTGAAATAAAGGAGGTAAAGGGAAAGTTACAAACTCAAGGCAAATGGAGAGGAATTGATCCTGTTGTATTCTTCAAAAATCAAACAATTATTAATAGTATAAGATCATTCTATGGCATCTCAGAATCATTTCCACTTGAAGGTCATCTTGTGACTCGGAATAGTGATTCTAATCATGTGAAGAGGATATACTATATATCAAAGTCAGTTCACAATATTCTACAGCTAAATATCCAAATTGGAGAGCGACTAAAGATAACATCTGTTGGTCTTAAGATTTTT GAGCGACAAAAGTTAAATGATGCATCATCACCTTGTTCTTTCCGGTTGTCATCAGAAGGATTGCCGTTGCTGCTCCCATATATCAGCAAACAGATCTTATGTGCATCTTTAGCTGACTTCCAGCACCTTCTACAGTACCGGACCATAAAATTTGCAGATTTTGTAGATGCTGGTTTTGGTGACAAGGTATCAAGTTTGATATCAGGGTGCTGTGTCATAATTCTGAAAGAAG GTGATCGAACTACCGATGACATTGTGGTAGATGCCTCgacgattgctataatttgctggAAAGGCAAGACAAACCTGAGCATCTTGCTCTCCCCGGCCGATGGTCAAGAACTTCTTGAAAGACTCGCAGTGCGTTTTGGAAGCCAGCCAAGCACTTTGTCCGAACAACATGAGGTTGCCGATATCGAAATTGATGAAGTGGAGAACTTGAGCACTGGAAGTATGAAGGATTATGATGCAGTTGATGAAGACATTGCTTCCTAA